The window CGCAGCGGGAGGAGCCTACTACGGCCCCGCCGGGCTCGCCGAGCTCCGGGGTGAACCCGCCAGCGCGATGATCCCGGCCCCGGCGCTCGATGTGGAAACCTCCGCGCGGCTCTGGGAAATCTCCGAGCGCCTAAGCGGGGCGTTCATCCCCTCGCCCGCCGCCGCACGATGAGGGCCGGGGTTTCCGCCCGATCCTCCACGCTACGACGCACCTAAGTCTCCACCACGATCTCCTCCGTCACGCCGTCACCGTCGTGGAGGACGACCGTTTGCAGGCCGCGCTCGCGGGCGAGGTCCCTGGCGCGGGCGATGGCGGCCTCCTTGTCGGAGTCGCGGGTGAGCAGTGCGCCGTCCTGATCCTCCACGTCCCAGCGCCCGTCCTCGGGCATCACGTGAATCTTGTCGGTCGTGTGGTCCATGGCCGGGTATCGCGCGGCCCCGGCGGGGTGGATGCGGATGTGCGGTGAAATCCGCCGCTCGCGTCGCGATGGTCGGCGAAACAGGAAAATTTCCGCAACGCGCCGGGCTGGCGGCTGGTTGTGCAAACTATTACCAGTTGCGCGAGTCCTTGCGGGGCGATATTCGCACACTTCCCCTTGCGCGGAGGCCGGAGTGATGCCACTGAGTATCGCCCGATACGCCCGTACCTCATGAGAAAACACCTCGCCCAGCACCTCCTCGCCGCCCTCGTCTGCCTGCTCGGGTCGCTCGGGGTTGCCCAGGCGCAGACGGGGCTGACCCTGCGCGGCGATGCCGTGACGGGCGCAGCGGGCGACGAGGTGACGGTGGTTTTTCGCACGGTGGGCTTCTGGCAGATCACAGAGGGA of the Terrimicrobium sacchariphilum genome contains:
- a CDS encoding DUF2188 domain-containing protein; this encodes MDHTTDKIHVMPEDGRWDVEDQDGALLTRDSDKEAAIARARDLARERGLQTVVLHDGDGVTEEIVVET